CAATACTCAACTGAAGGCTCTAGAAGTGGCTATCACATGACTCGCGCCATGATATAGCATTTAGTCCTTGACTAATACATAACAACAGTACAAGGCTCTAGAGGTTACTCCCACGATACTCACATCCTCGTGTATCACCCAGCCCTTCACTAACAGATATATAGTATAAGGCTCTAGAGGTAACTCTCATGAGACTCTCGTCGCCGTGTAGCATATAGTCCTTGACTACAAGGCTCTAGAGGTGACTCCCACGAGACACAGGTTGTTGTGTAGCACTTAGTCCTTAATCAATCCAAATCACAATTTATTTCACAAATCAAACATGTAATCTTTACACAACACAACTCATACACCAGCAATACTTTCATAAAGCATTTTAACAAATCATTCCTGGCTTGTTCCACAAACCAGCTCGTATAGCAATACATAAAACCATTCTTAAAGCATTTGCAACTACTAAAATACAGTAAATGTCCGAGCCATTACATAACTCATATATAActaagccaaaagaaaaagctttcaaaatatgAGTTCATAAGCTTGAAGAAAAGGTAGCACCACTCACTTGGGACCGCCAATGACCAAACAACAAACAATACTCGTGTCATTGAACTCGCGATTCGCACGCGGCTAATTGGAGTCGGGATAGCTTGGCGAGGGGTCATGGCAAGAACGCCTctgcttttccttctcttttctttcttccttttcttctttcttctttcttcttcctctgttcCTTGCGTTTCTATTTTTCCCGGCGTGAAACTGAGCTCTCGATAATACAGAGCTAAAGCCCAACGTTCTCTTTTTGCTTTTGACTtttcaactttatttttttttaaccgtgAGGCCCACTACCTTTATTTTTGACGTGTCCAATAACTCATATATTACAATGATAGCCTATATTGACTTGGACTTTTTGGGGTTTTGAGTTGACCTTTTCTATGTGATTTTGTGTCTCTCCGAATGATGCGTCTCAATTGCCATTTGAGAAGTTTCTGTCTTAATGGTTACAAGGCAAAAGCCTTATATCTCTGCTTTCCTGCCTGAAACATAAGCACGCTGCATCCCCATCTAAGAACGACATGAACACTCGATCAGTGTCCTTACCCATCctgtttttatttcttctacttcatttgaTTGATTCTTTGGACACCCTTGCCCTGAACGATACCCTGAGAGACGGTGATGTCTTAATCTCCCGAGGAAGGAAATTTGCTCTCGGTTTCTTCAGCCCGGGTAATTCAAGCTTGCGTTACGTTGGGATTTGGTTCTATGGACTACCGGAGCGAACTGTCGTTTGGGTCGCTAACAGGGGGAATCCCGTGAATGATACTTCAGGAGTTGTTGCACTTGGTCATTATGGAAACTTAGTGATCCATGAAAACAGAGGGGGCTTTCCCATTTGGTCAACCAATGTTTCTTCGACGACTTTGAATGGTTCTACTACTGCCCAGCTTTTGGATTCAGGTAATCTGGTTCTGAATCATGATTTGAGCAAAGTGGTTATTTGGCAGAGCTTTGATTATCCCACAGATACCTTTCTTCCGTCCATGAAACTTGGGTTGGACCGGAGAACCGGTTTGAACTGGTTCCTGACATCTTGGAAGTCCGAAGATGATCCAGCACCAGGCAGTTGTTCATTCAGGTTTGAACCGACAGGGTACCCACAGTTGTTCCTTTACAAGGATCAAGCTCCATATTGGCGGGGCGGACCAATCCCTGAGAGACCGCAACGCGGCGTTCCCGAGGCAGcttattatcttatttttagCAATATCACAATTGTGAATAATGCGATGGAGGTTTCTCTGATGTATGGCGTCACCAATGCATCGGTAATTGTTAGAAGTGTGGTGCATGAGTCAGGGTCAGTTAATCACTTCACATGGCACGATGAAGAGCAGCGGTGGACCGAATTTGCTTACTATCCAAAGGAGCAGTGTGACCACTACAGCAACTGTGGGCCTAATGGCAACTGTGGTGCAAACAGCGCAGACCAGCTCGACTGCACATGCCTGCCTGGCTTTGAGCCCAAGTCTCCAAGCGATGGGTACCCATGGGATGGATCAGGCGGGTGCAAGAGGAGGCAAGGCGCGTCAATGTGTCGAAGTGGGGAAGGTTTCGTGAAGTTAAAACGGGTGAAGTTGCCAGACACTTCAACAGCACATGTCGACATGAGCCTGAGCTTGGAGGAGTGTGAGCAGGAATGCTTAAGGGACTGCAATTGCACAGCTTATTCAAGTGCGCCTGAAAGTGTGGGGGAGCATGGATGTCTCAAATGGTATGGAGATTTGATGGATACAAGGACATTTTCAGACTTGGGTGAAGATTTTTATGTTCGGGTCGATGCAACTGACTTAGGTACTCATTGCTAATATCTACTTCAAATACTTTGCTGCAATTGTGGGGTTGtaataattttccaatttctccTGATCTCTTGTTTTGACGAAAAAGTTTGCTTCTCATAGTTCATCTAATAAACTTCCCTTGTTGCTTTATTTCCGTAACATTTGCGTTCAATGTCCTTGTGCCTTCTTTTACAGCTCAGTATAGGAAAAGAAGTACTCTTGTCAAGAAGGCGATGGTGCCAACGATATCGGTATCTGCAGTAGTGTTGCTGCTCTTAGGCTCCCTTATGTACTGCCTTTTGCTGAAGAGGAAAAGAGGTGTGGTAATCCTGCCTGGATAGAAGCTTTTTCTGCCATATAAATTACTTAAGTCTGTTTTACAAGTAATCTAGCCTGGATTTTAGGCATTACagaagtgctttcattttctttcttaaggTTTTTATTGAACTGTGTGACAGCAGATAGAAGAGGGCGTAATCATCTGTTAAGTGTTACCACAAGCTCAACATATTTTGAGGGACTTCCAGGTCTGAAAGAACTTGACAGCGAAGCTAGGCGAAAAACAGATATACCGGTCTTTGATTTTGGAACTGTAGCTGCAGCCACAAGCAATTTTTCCTCGGCCaatgagcttggccaaggcggTTTTGGATCCGTATATAAGGTAATTAATTTCCCTATTCAACTGAATCCAAATGGTTACTGAATATTAAATGCGTAGTCTATCAACTTCATTTGTCTGTTGCTCATGGGGATTGATGTCCTCGAATAAAATTGTCTGAAACGAGCTAGTTTTACTGTAATGAACCTTTTGCTATTTTGAAATTGTCGAAAGTTTTTGCAATCTGGTTACTTCTGCTGCATCTATGGAGGTGTCTCTGTAGCCATTCTGATCTTTTAGTCATCACAAATCCAGGAAGTGACTTACCAAAGACGAGGGAGAAGTAGTAGAGAAGAGCAGAAGTCCATGttgcttctttatttttctaggtcacTCGTAATAAGTGTAAATGACACATACTCTTGGCAAGTTTAACTATCTAATACGTTTTAAAATCTACTCATAACAGCTTCCGAGTGACCGGCTTTATCTGACAGGTCTAAATATTTACTCTTGCGATGTGTTCGTTTTCACAGGGCGTGATGAATAATGGAACAGAAATAGCAGTTAAAAGACTATCGAAATATTCTGGACAAGGAAATGCAGAGTTCAAGAATGAAGTCAGATTGATTGCCAAGCTCCAACACCGGAATCTGGTGAAAATCTTAGGTTGCTGCATTCAAGAAGACGAGAGACTGTTAATTTATGAGTATTTACCCAATAAAAGCTTGGATTCATTACTTTTTGGTAAGTCCTGTCTTTCAGTGGTCAGAATTTCGGGTCTACAGTATGGTATTAACTTTAAGGTTATCTGCGAATTCGGTCCAGATGAAACAAAGAGATCAATTCTGGATTGGGGAAAGAGGTTCGAAATTGCATATGGGGTAGCTCGAGGACTCATGTATTTACACCAGGATTCGACATTGAGGATAATCCACAGAGATTTGAAAGCTAGCAATGTCTTAATGGATGTTGCATTGAACCCCAAGATTTCAGATTTTGGGATGGCTAGGATATGTGGAGGAGACCAAATTGAAGGAAACACGAAGCGCGTGGTCGGGACATAGTAAGTGTTTTTCTTGAGAATTAGATTCTGCTTCACCTGATTAAACAGCGAGAAAATtagaacaaagaaaatgaacTTGGGCCAACCATTTTCTTTCATACTGAAGTTTCAACCTTCAGTTATGTTTCTGAAAATTCAACAAGGAAGTTCACGGTGAATGAGATGTTGATTACTGCTATCTCTTTTGGCTTTTGTAGTGGGTACATGGCACCAGAGTATGCTATGCAAGGCCGCTTTTCTATCAAATCGGATGTGTATAGTTATGGAGTTTTGTTGTTAGAGATCATTACAGGCCAACGAAATAGCGGGTGCTATCATATGAACCCATTTGGCAATTTAATTGGCCAGGTAAGTATGAAACTCTTGCATAATAATTCATTGTAATACACAATTTGAGCAGCGTCTACATTCACACCATCGCAATCCAAGTTGTTTGGTATGGGTTCTTCCCAGGTATGGGAGCTGTGGAAAGAGGGAAGACGCATGGACATTGTGGACACATCAATGGACAAGACATATTCCGAGGAGATGGTATCAAGGTGCATTCAAATAGGTCTTCTGTGCGTGCAGAGATACGCGTCGGACAGACCAACTATGTCCACATTGG
The sequence above is drawn from the Rhodamnia argentea isolate NSW1041297 chromosome 9, ASM2092103v1, whole genome shotgun sequence genome and encodes:
- the LOC115733162 gene encoding G-type lectin S-receptor-like serine/threonine-protein kinase RKS1 isoform X1, with protein sequence MNTRSVSLPILFLFLLLHLIDSLDTLALNDTLRDGDVLISRGRKFALGFFSPGNSSLRYVGIWFYGLPERTVVWVANRGNPVNDTSGVVALGHYGNLVIHENRGGFPIWSTNVSSTTLNGSTTAQLLDSGNLVLNHDLSKVVIWQSFDYPTDTFLPSMKLGLDRRTGLNWFLTSWKSEDDPAPGSCSFRFEPTGYPQLFLYKDQAPYWRGGPIPERPQRGVPEAAYYLIFSNITIVNNAMEVSLMYGVTNASVIVRSVVHESGSVNHFTWHDEEQRWTEFAYYPKEQCDHYSNCGPNGNCGANSADQLDCTCLPGFEPKSPSDGYPWDGSGGCKRRQGASMCRSGEGFVKLKRVKLPDTSTAHVDMSLSLEECEQECLRDCNCTAYSSAPESVGEHGCLKWYGDLMDTRTFSDLGEDFYVRVDATDLAQYRKRSTLVKKAMVPTISVSAVVLLLLGSLMYCLLLKRKRADRRGRNHLLSVTTSSTYFEGLPGLKELDSEARRKTDIPVFDFGTVAAATSNFSSANELGQGGFGSVYKGVMNNGTEIAVKRLSKYSGQGNAEFKNEVRLIAKLQHRNLVKILGCCIQEDERLLIYEYLPNKSLDSLLFDETKRSILDWGKRFEIAYGVARGLMYLHQDSTLRIIHRDLKASNVLMDVALNPKISDFGMARICGGDQIEGNTKRVVGTYGYMAPEYAMQGRFSIKSDVYSYGVLLLEIITGQRNSGCYHMNPFGNLIGQLFGMGSSQVWELWKEGRRMDIVDTSMDKTYSEEMVSRCIQIGLLCVQRYASDRPTMSTLVFMLGNADVVLPSPKQPAFIDESASHGDIPGTCQGTCSVNRITTTVVEAR
- the LOC115733162 gene encoding G-type lectin S-receptor-like serine/threonine-protein kinase RKS1 isoform X3; the encoded protein is MNTRSVSLPILFLFLLLHLIDSLDTLALNDTLRDGDVLISRGRKFALGFFSPGNSSLRYVGIWFYGLPERTVVWVANRGNPVNDTSGVVALGHYGNLVIHENRGGFPIWSTNVSSTTLNGSTTAQLLDSGNLVLNHDLSKVVIWQSFDYPTDTFLPSMKLGLDRRTGLNWFLTSWKSEDDPAPGSCSFRFEPTGYPQLFLYKDQAPYWRGGPIPERPQRGVPEAAYYLIFSNITIVNNAMEVSLMYGVTNASVIVRSVVHESGSVNHFTWHDEEQRWTEFAYYPKEQCDHYSNCGPNGNCGANSADQLDCTCLPGFEPKSPSDGYPWDGSGGCKRRQGASMCRSGEGFVKLKRVKLPDTSTAHVDMSLSLEECEQECLRDCNCTAYSSAPESVGEHGCLKWYGDLMDTRTFSDLGEDFYVRVDATDLAQYRKRSTLVKKAMVPTISVSAVVLLLLGSLMYCLLLKRKRADRRGRNHLLSVTTSSTYFEGLPGLKELDSEARRKTDIPVFDFGTVAAATSNFSSANELGQGGFGSVYKGVMNNGTEIAVKRLSKYSGQGNAEFKNEVRLIAKLQHRNLVKILGCCIQEDERLLIYEYLPNKSLDSLLFDETKRSILDWGKRFEIAYGVARGLMYLHQDSTLRIIHRDLKASNVLMDVALNPKISDFGMARICGGDQIEGNTKRVVGTYGYMAPEYAMQGRFSIKSDVYSYGVLLLEIITGQRNSGCYHMNPFGNLIGQVWELWKEGRRMDIVDTSMDKTYSEEMVSRCIQIGLLCVQRYASDRPTMSTLVFMLGNADVVLPSPKQPAFIDESASHGDIPGTCQGTCSVNRITTTVVEAR
- the LOC115733162 gene encoding G-type lectin S-receptor-like serine/threonine-protein kinase RKS1 isoform X2, with protein sequence MNTRSVSLPILFLFLLLHLIDSLDTLALNDTLRDGDVLISRGRKFALGFFSPGNSSLRYVGIWFYGLPERTVVWVANRGNPVNDTSGVVALGHYGNLVIHENRGGFPIWSTNVSSTTLNGSTTAQLLDSGNLVLNHDLSKVVIWQSFDYPTDTFLPSMKLGLDRRTGLNWFLTSWKSEDDPAPGSCSFRFEPTGYPQLFLYKDQAPYWRGGPIPERPQRGVPEAAYYLIFSNITIVNNAMEVSLMYGVTNASVIVRSVVHESGSVNHFTWHDEEQRWTEFAYYPKEQCDHYSNCGPNGNCGANSADQLDCTCLPGFEPKSPSDGYPWDGSGGCKRRQGASMCRSGEGFVKLKRVKLPDTSTAHVDMSLSLEECEQECLRDCNCTAYSSAPESVGEHGCLKWYGDLMDTRTFSDLGEDFYVRVDATDLAQYRKRSTLVKKAMVPTISVSAVVLLLLGSLMYCLLLKRKRDRRGRNHLLSVTTSSTYFEGLPGLKELDSEARRKTDIPVFDFGTVAAATSNFSSANELGQGGFGSVYKGVMNNGTEIAVKRLSKYSGQGNAEFKNEVRLIAKLQHRNLVKILGCCIQEDERLLIYEYLPNKSLDSLLFDETKRSILDWGKRFEIAYGVARGLMYLHQDSTLRIIHRDLKASNVLMDVALNPKISDFGMARICGGDQIEGNTKRVVGTYGYMAPEYAMQGRFSIKSDVYSYGVLLLEIITGQRNSGCYHMNPFGNLIGQLFGMGSSQVWELWKEGRRMDIVDTSMDKTYSEEMVSRCIQIGLLCVQRYASDRPTMSTLVFMLGNADVVLPSPKQPAFIDESASHGDIPGTCQGTCSVNRITTTVVEAR